One Lactobacillus sp. CBA3606 DNA segment encodes these proteins:
- a CDS encoding glycerophosphoryl diester phosphodiesterase membrane domain-containing protein has translation MQFGWHYWQQANRYFWRRWLMYGALILLVNETVSSVVIPIYNWLAAELLVVFGVPYLTYSNLGTVLLKQPWVLIGLVVIVLLIIGTIYYQFWLLLTGIKRLREGSRLAIGHLLWQALGQTVRQVPQAFGFLLLYFILILPFGGIGFSTSLLAKVRIPVFIIEWLESGHWVLYALLMVAYAGTFYVGVRLIAVLPLMILKNYPVKSALTASWQRTSGKTGKIIWTLLLIGGVTWLTTWGINLAVYGIQLFVDDYVRYRAVIAVINLVLVEVVQVLLSVYLTALSLMFFSDLAGITITQSWLSWPLGKPAARRPVLIALGGAIVGLSLVVVSIAYLGGWGFSQPQTASHRGVTNHNGVQNSIAALRRTAKLQPDYIEMDVYETKDRQFVVMHDKNLRALTGVKRQVNQLTLAQLTQLTMRENGRQAKVVSFSHYLKVAEKLHQKLLIEIKTTSSDPATLVQDFAKQYQTTITTHHDLLQSLSYRIIEQARTQMPKVSAGYILPYNLIGVPHSQATFFTMEYSTLNSSFVREVHAQHKQVYAWTVNQEKDMNQMMFMGVDGLITDNLTQLTQTVATNQRPATYATRLLTFMLQEQQPVFLRQASLRLN, from the coding sequence ATGCAATTCGGGTGGCATTATTGGCAACAGGCGAATCGTTATTTTTGGCGGCGCTGGTTAATGTATGGTGCGTTAATTTTATTAGTTAATGAAACCGTTTCATCAGTGGTGATTCCAATCTACAATTGGCTAGCAGCGGAATTATTAGTGGTGTTTGGGGTACCGTACTTAACTTATAGTAACCTCGGCACGGTTTTGTTGAAGCAGCCGTGGGTCTTAATCGGTCTGGTGGTGATCGTCTTATTAATTATCGGGACGATTTATTATCAATTTTGGTTATTACTCACTGGCATTAAACGGTTACGGGAAGGGAGCCGCTTAGCCATCGGCCATTTGTTGTGGCAAGCGCTCGGGCAAACTGTCCGTCAGGTGCCCCAAGCATTTGGATTCTTACTGTTATATTTTATTTTAATTTTGCCATTTGGCGGCATCGGTTTTTCTACTAGTTTACTGGCAAAAGTGCGCATCCCGGTCTTTATTATTGAATGGCTGGAAAGCGGGCATTGGGTCTTATATGCATTGTTAATGGTCGCGTATGCCGGCACTTTTTATGTAGGTGTCCGATTAATCGCCGTATTACCACTAATGATTTTAAAAAATTATCCGGTTAAGTCGGCACTAACTGCGAGTTGGCAACGGACCAGTGGCAAAACCGGCAAGATTATTTGGACACTACTCCTCATTGGAGGTGTGACTTGGTTAACCACTTGGGGGATTAATTTAGCTGTTTATGGGATTCAGTTGTTCGTTGATGATTATGTCCGCTATCGCGCCGTCATTGCGGTGATTAACTTAGTCTTGGTTGAAGTTGTCCAAGTCCTATTGAGTGTGTACCTAACGGCCTTGTCACTAATGTTTTTTAGTGATTTGGCTGGTATTACAATTACCCAAAGTTGGTTGAGTTGGCCATTGGGTAAGCCAGCAGCTCGGCGGCCTGTGTTAATTGCCCTGGGGGGAGCGATTGTTGGTCTAAGTTTGGTGGTTGTTAGTATTGCTTATCTAGGCGGTTGGGGGTTCTCACAGCCCCAAACGGCCTCTCATCGTGGGGTGACTAATCATAATGGTGTGCAAAATTCCATTGCTGCCTTACGTCGAACGGCCAAGTTGCAACCAGATTATATTGAAATGGATGTTTATGAAACGAAAGATCGTCAATTTGTTGTGATGCACGATAAAAATTTACGTGCCTTAACCGGGGTCAAGCGGCAAGTCAATCAATTGACGTTGGCGCAACTAACGCAATTAACGATGCGTGAAAATGGTCGTCAGGCCAAAGTTGTCAGTTTTAGTCATTATTTGAAGGTCGCTGAAAAGTTGCATCAAAAGTTATTAATTGAGATTAAAACGACGAGTAGCGATCCCGCCACATTGGTGCAAGATTTTGCCAAGCAGTATCAAACGACAATCACGACGCATCATGACTTATTACAGTCATTGAGTTATCGGATTATTGAACAGGCGCGTACGCAGATGCCTAAAGTTTCAGCAGGCTACATTTTACCGTACAATCTGATTGGTGTGCCCCATAGTCAGGCCACCTTTTTCACGATGGAATACTCTACTTTGAATTCGTCATTTGTCCGGGAAGTGCATGCGCAACATAAGCAAGTTTATGCCTGGACGGTTAATCAAGAAAAAGATATGAACCAAATGATGTTTATGGGTGTCGATGGCCTGATTACGGATAACTTGACGCAATTGACGCAAACAGTCGCAACGAATCAACGCCCAGCGACGTATGCGACTCGGTTATTGACGTTTATGCTACAAGAACAGCAACCCGTTTTTTTACGGCAAGCATCATTACGACTAAATTAA
- a CDS encoding YibE/F family protein: MRLKCGGRWLTLVVILLGLIGVGLTRVDAKLYQQTVGQVTKVHAINRTTSTDEFENKDVTYTQWVTVKVLNNGHRGQSYRLKNTYTTSKAMDQAYHVGNQVFLRIPSDQHSSVTLQGLKRDTALAAVVWLAVALLLLIMRFSGFMALLSVSLNAVLFYGAIQIDLMTNGNHLYWLFGILALIFAVLTLFLVLGFSRQMLVTLGATVVGTGLAVIISLIVFNVTHERGITYESMQYVTQVPRPLFLVETVLGSLGAVMDESTDIVASLFQLRTERPTIEARQVFKSGIQIGRSIMGPLINVLFLIFMADTFAMTLLYLRNGNNWGYTFSMNMSLGMVQSLISGIGIVLAIPVASWLASQLMPREVTAQ; this comes from the coding sequence ATGAGACTAAAGTGTGGGGGTCGCTGGCTAACGTTAGTGGTGATTTTATTAGGATTGATCGGGGTTGGACTGACCCGAGTGGATGCTAAATTATATCAGCAAACGGTTGGTCAAGTGACGAAAGTTCATGCAATTAATCGGACGACCAGCACGGATGAATTTGAGAATAAAGATGTGACCTATACGCAGTGGGTGACGGTGAAAGTATTGAATAACGGGCATCGTGGTCAAAGTTATCGGTTAAAAAATACGTATACGACGTCTAAGGCGATGGATCAAGCTTATCACGTTGGCAATCAAGTATTTTTACGAATTCCTAGTGATCAACATAGTTCTGTGACGTTGCAAGGATTAAAACGGGATACGGCGTTGGCTGCCGTTGTTTGGTTAGCAGTGGCGTTATTGCTGTTAATTATGCGTTTTAGTGGCTTTATGGCGCTATTAAGTGTCAGCTTAAATGCTGTCCTGTTTTATGGTGCCATCCAAATTGATTTAATGACCAATGGCAATCATTTATACTGGTTGTTTGGCATTTTAGCGCTGATTTTTGCGGTGTTAACGTTGTTTTTGGTGCTTGGATTTAGTCGCCAGATGTTAGTGACGCTTGGCGCAACAGTTGTGGGGACTGGGTTAGCTGTGATCATCAGTCTGATTGTCTTTAACGTGACGCATGAACGTGGGATTACTTATGAATCAATGCAATATGTCACGCAAGTTCCCCGACCGCTCTTTTTAGTGGAGACCGTTTTAGGGTCTTTGGGAGCGGTTATGGATGAATCAACCGATATTGTCGCATCGTTATTTCAATTGCGAACTGAACGACCGACGATTGAAGCACGGCAGGTCTTTAAATCGGGCATTCAAATTGGCCGGTCAATTATGGGACCCTTAATCAATGTGCTATTTTTAATTTTTATGGCCGATACATTTGCCATGACCTTATTATATTTGCGCAATGGTAATAATTGGGGCTACACGTTTTCGATGAATATGTCGTTAGGAATGGTCCAAAGCCTGATTTCCGGAATTGGCATCGTGCTCGCAATTCCCGTGGCGAGTTGGCTAGCGAGTCAGTTAATGCCGAGGGAGGTGACTGCACAATGA
- a CDS encoding YibE/F family protein, which yields MSTITVLGLVLFALMTLVGGKTGATAFLSLIFNFGLLFLAVVFISWGLPAMGVSLVIGTIILAFTIFFGEANEVAAKTAYIAALIVMVALILIIFPVEHWIMAQGFSLEDSEDLEGMSLTIGVSFVGVAITEAILSTLGAIAEAGIAIAAGLSEIIEQHPNVTTARLYIDGISIGKQIIGTTFNTLFFGFFGGFLALFIWFSGLHYSFGSVINNKIFVAEVIMVLFALIGVILTVPVTTWVMTIEHRHATKLKG from the coding sequence ATGAGTACCATTACGGTTTTAGGCCTGGTCTTATTTGCGTTGATGACCTTGGTGGGCGGCAAGACTGGTGCCACTGCTTTTTTAAGTCTCATTTTTAACTTTGGGTTATTATTCTTAGCGGTCGTCTTTATTTCCTGGGGCTTGCCAGCAATGGGGGTTTCATTAGTCATTGGCACGATTATTTTAGCGTTCACGATTTTCTTTGGCGAGGCCAATGAGGTCGCGGCCAAAACGGCCTACATTGCCGCCTTAATTGTGATGGTGGCGTTGATTTTAATTATCTTTCCCGTTGAACATTGGATTATGGCCCAAGGGTTTAGTCTTGAAGATAGTGAAGACCTAGAAGGGATGTCATTAACGATTGGCGTGTCTTTTGTGGGCGTCGCCATTACCGAAGCCATATTAAGTACGCTAGGTGCGATTGCGGAAGCGGGGATTGCAATTGCGGCCGGGTTGAGTGAGATTATTGAACAACATCCAAACGTCACGACGGCGCGACTTTACATTGATGGTATTAGTATTGGCAAACAAATTATTGGCACGACATTTAATACGCTATTTTTCGGTTTCTTTGGGGGCTTTTTAGCCTTATTTATTTGGTTTTCTGGCTTGCATTATTCTTTTGGTAGTGTGATTAATAATAAAATTTTTGTGGCGGAAGTCATCATGGTTTTATTTGCGCTAATCGGTGTCATTCTCACGGTACCAGTCACGACCTGGGTGATGACGATTGAACATCGGCACGCAACTAAGCTAAAGGGTTGA
- a CDS encoding GNAT family N-acetyltransferase → MKIRQAQPQDSAQIAPLIAIIYRDMAMPVLKDVSTTALLAMLTTLYALPENLNGLAQTLVMVDDHDQVSGVAFGHPAANEVAVNACLKSVSAAATGFTAPLELGGETRPGEWYLSMLAVDPKRQGQGIGSQLLAALPAVAQAQGLTKLSLNVDEGNPKAAKLYHRQGFVADGQLMIGVHSYQHMIKPIAPAKD, encoded by the coding sequence ATGAAAATTCGGCAGGCTCAGCCACAAGATAGTGCCCAAATTGCACCCTTAATCGCGATTATCTATCGTGATATGGCAATGCCCGTATTAAAAGATGTTTCAACTACCGCATTACTAGCGATGTTAACGACGCTGTACGCCTTACCTGAGAACCTAAATGGTTTGGCACAGACGTTGGTCATGGTTGACGATCATGATCAAGTTAGTGGGGTAGCATTTGGTCATCCGGCGGCTAATGAAGTGGCTGTTAATGCGTGTTTGAAAAGTGTTTCCGCGGCGGCAACGGGCTTTACGGCGCCATTAGAACTGGGCGGCGAAACGCGGCCCGGTGAATGGTATCTGAGTATGTTAGCGGTCGATCCAAAGCGACAAGGTCAAGGCATTGGTAGCCAATTATTAGCGGCGTTACCGGCCGTTGCGCAGGCACAAGGCTTAACGAAGCTGAGCTTAAATGTTGATGAGGGTAACCCTAAGGCAGCTAAGTTATACCATCGGCAAGGCTTTGTGGCTGACGGGCAGTTAATGATTGGCGTTCATTCATATCAACATATGATTAAGCCCATCGCCCCAGCAAAGGACTAA
- a CDS encoding histidine phosphatase family protein has product MQIYFVRHGRTQYNIERRFQGGSVNSPLVASGIEGAQAAGRYLSDVQFAQVYSSPQLRALKTAEYITAANQWQPAIKLDPRLRELDFGTWDGQLEKDVEPKEQLDFVIHQPERYQPELAGGGESYAEFVQRTTAAVRAAVATAGVTNPQPILIVSHGLVTIMTIKTLMGIPIADLRAPLVINGQALTTVGHGIVDNDSLTIVETQDNQKFTIKTWNQTDYLDD; this is encoded by the coding sequence ATGCAGATCTATTTTGTGCGGCACGGTCGTACCCAGTATAATATTGAGCGTCGGTTTCAAGGCGGTTCCGTTAATTCGCCGTTGGTGGCAAGTGGGATTGAAGGTGCCCAAGCGGCAGGACGCTATTTGAGTGACGTTCAGTTTGCCCAAGTCTATAGTAGCCCGCAATTGCGGGCGCTTAAAACGGCGGAATATATTACGGCCGCTAACCAGTGGCAACCGGCGATTAAGTTGGATCCACGGTTGCGAGAGCTAGATTTTGGCACATGGGATGGGCAACTTGAAAAAGATGTTGAACCTAAAGAACAGTTGGACTTTGTGATTCATCAGCCGGAGCGCTATCAACCAGAATTAGCGGGTGGCGGCGAAAGTTACGCTGAATTCGTGCAACGCACAACGGCGGCCGTTCGTGCAGCGGTGGCGACTGCGGGGGTGACAAATCCGCAGCCCATTTTGATTGTGTCACATGGGTTAGTGACAATAATGACCATTAAAACGTTGATGGGCATTCCAATCGCTGACTTGCGTGCACCGTTAGTTATTAACGGACAGGCGTTAACGACAGTGGGGCATGGCATCGTGGACAATGATAGTCTGACGATTGTTGAGACGCAGGATAATCAAAAATTCACCATAAAAACTTGGAATCAAACCGATTACTTAGATGACTAG
- a CDS encoding UDP-N-acetylmuramoyl-L-alanyl-D-glutamate--2,6-diaminopimelate ligase, with translation MKASQLINSLKFKQVQPALTTDFEVTLLTQDTREIKPGAVFVAVAGYHVDGHDLVAQAVAQGAQLIVAQKPIQVSVPVVYVQNTERAMAILADVFYGAPSQKMRMIGVTGTNGKTTVTHLIEQIYRDQKQATGLIGTMYRKIKDEKLPTANTTPDAITTQRTLAAMRDAGVETVAMEVSSIALVLGRVWGIDYDIAVFTNLTQDHLDFHKTMANYAQAKSMLFAQLGNKYDANGTAKVAVLNTDDPIGREFEQYTAAHVLSFGLKPDAMINAQNVQIKSHGTEFDLSVFGHVTHVTMKLIGQFNVYNMLAAFAAAYASGLPEDQIIASLEKVAGVKGRFQAIPSHTGVSVIVDYSHTPDGLLNALETIQDFAKQDIYCVVGCGGDRDKGKRPKMAKIAVERSTKPIFTSDNPRTEDPEMILQDMVAGVPDQTVPVYVDRHVAIAKAIAQAQPGDVVLIAGKGHEDYQIIGRTKHHFDDSEEAAQALALKPTVD, from the coding sequence ATGAAAGCAAGTCAATTAATTAACAGCTTAAAATTTAAACAAGTCCAACCCGCGTTAACCACCGATTTTGAGGTGACTTTATTAACGCAAGATACCCGTGAAATCAAACCTGGTGCTGTCTTTGTGGCTGTCGCTGGCTACCACGTTGACGGCCATGACTTAGTCGCACAAGCCGTTGCACAAGGCGCACAATTAATTGTGGCTCAAAAGCCCATTCAGGTCAGTGTGCCAGTCGTTTATGTTCAAAATACTGAACGGGCAATGGCGATTTTAGCGGATGTCTTTTATGGCGCGCCTAGCCAAAAGATGCGGATGATTGGGGTAACCGGGACTAACGGTAAAACAACGGTCACCCACTTAATCGAACAAATCTATCGTGATCAAAAACAAGCAACCGGCTTGATTGGCACGATGTATCGTAAAATTAAAGATGAAAAATTGCCAACTGCCAACACCACACCAGACGCAATCACCACGCAACGAACGTTAGCAGCAATGCGCGATGCCGGCGTCGAAACAGTTGCCATGGAAGTCTCTTCAATTGCACTAGTTTTAGGTCGTGTTTGGGGGATTGATTATGATATTGCAGTCTTCACTAACTTAACGCAAGACCACTTAGACTTTCATAAAACCATGGCTAACTATGCCCAAGCAAAAAGCATGCTCTTTGCACAATTGGGCAATAAATACGATGCTAATGGGACCGCTAAAGTTGCCGTGTTAAATACGGACGATCCAATTGGCCGTGAATTCGAACAATATACCGCCGCCCATGTGCTCAGTTTCGGCTTAAAGCCAGATGCCATGATCAATGCGCAAAACGTTCAAATCAAGAGTCACGGGACAGAATTTGACCTGTCCGTCTTCGGTCATGTCACGCATGTCACCATGAAACTCATTGGACAATTTAATGTCTACAATATGCTAGCTGCTTTCGCTGCGGCTTATGCCAGTGGACTGCCAGAGGACCAAATTATTGCTTCACTGGAAAAAGTTGCCGGTGTTAAAGGTCGTTTCCAAGCGATTCCATCACATACCGGTGTGAGTGTCATTGTTGATTACTCCCACACCCCAGATGGCTTGTTGAACGCTTTAGAAACGATTCAAGACTTTGCCAAACAAGATATTTATTGCGTCGTTGGTTGCGGTGGTGATCGTGATAAAGGCAAACGGCCGAAAATGGCTAAAATTGCCGTTGAACGGAGTACGAAGCCAATCTTCACTTCTGACAATCCGCGAACCGAAGATCCCGAAATGATCTTACAAGATATGGTCGCTGGTGTCCCTGACCAGACAGTCCCCGTTTATGTTGATCGGCACGTGGCAATTGCCAAAGCCATCGCGCAAGCCCAACCTGGCGATGTCGTTTTAATCGCTGGTAAAGGTCATGAAGATTACCAAATTATTGGTCGCACTAAACATCATTTTGATGACAGTGAAGAAGCAGCGCAAGCTTTAGCTTTAAAGCCAACTGTGGACTAA
- the dapG gene encoding aspartate kinase, whose protein sequence is MEIIVQKFGGTSVKDEPSRKQALKHVQYAIDQGDKVIVVVSAIGRKGAPYATDSLLGLVHGDQSRLTDRELDMLVSVGETISTTVFTELAREQGLNVLAMTGQDAGIVTNDDFQNAKILRVNTQPIEAAFKDADVVVVTGFQGATETGHITTIGRGGSDTSAAILGAAFKAKRVDIFTDVNGMMTADPRLVTHARFIEAISYEELANMAHEGAKVIDPRAVEIAEQAHVPMRIRSTYQAPDELGTLVTDRTTTQIEHYRTVTGIAHQTNLTQFTVPTDTLSSSEIFQLMAQHHLSVDFINITQHQVVFNLVNGDAHVAAALLTKAHVHCQAIGDCAKVSVVGAGITGTPGVTARIVTALSTQHIEILQSTDSYTTIWVLVKQADLKAAMNALHDEFLGVEK, encoded by the coding sequence ATGGAAATTATTGTTCAAAAATTTGGCGGGACTTCGGTTAAGGATGAACCGTCACGTAAACAAGCTTTAAAACACGTGCAATATGCGATTGACCAAGGTGATAAAGTCATTGTCGTCGTTTCGGCGATTGGTCGTAAAGGGGCGCCCTACGCGACGGACTCCTTACTCGGATTGGTCCATGGTGACCAATCCCGCTTAACCGACCGTGAACTCGACATGCTGGTCTCTGTTGGCGAAACAATCTCAACAACTGTCTTTACTGAACTCGCTCGTGAACAAGGCCTCAATGTCTTGGCAATGACCGGACAAGATGCCGGTATCGTGACGAATGACGACTTTCAAAATGCTAAGATTTTACGGGTGAATACCCAGCCAATTGAAGCCGCTTTTAAAGACGCCGACGTGGTCGTGGTCACTGGTTTTCAGGGTGCCACCGAAACCGGTCATATCACCACAATTGGTCGGGGCGGTTCCGATACATCAGCGGCAATCTTAGGCGCGGCTTTTAAAGCCAAGCGGGTTGATATTTTCACTGATGTCAACGGTATGATGACCGCTGACCCGCGCCTAGTCACCCATGCCCGCTTTATTGAAGCCATTAGCTATGAAGAACTGGCTAACATGGCTCATGAAGGCGCTAAGGTGATTGATCCACGCGCCGTTGAAATTGCTGAACAAGCTCACGTGCCGATGCGAATTCGGTCCACCTACCAGGCTCCCGATGAACTGGGAACTTTGGTCACTGACCGCACGACCACTCAGATTGAACACTATCGGACGGTAACTGGGATTGCTCATCAGACCAATCTAACGCAGTTTACAGTGCCAACGGATACGTTAAGTTCGAGTGAGATCTTTCAGTTAATGGCGCAACATCATTTAAGCGTGGATTTCATTAATATTACCCAACATCAGGTCGTCTTTAATTTGGTGAACGGTGATGCCCACGTGGCAGCTGCGTTATTAACAAAAGCTCATGTTCATTGTCAAGCCATCGGCGACTGTGCGAAAGTTTCCGTGGTTGGTGCTGGTATCACTGGGACACCGGGCGTCACTGCCCGCATCGTCACAGCGTTAAGCACCCAACATATCGAGATTTTACAATCAACTGATAGCTATACCACTATTTGGGTTTTAGTTAAGCAAGCTGATTTAAAAGCCGCAATGAATGCCCTTCATGATGAATTCTTAGGCGTTGAAAAATAA
- the asnB gene encoding asparagine synthase (glutamine-hydrolyzing), translating into MCGFAGCLTDRTKADNAAYDQTIHEMTKMIVHRGPDDDGYFADDNITMGFRRLSIIDLAGGHQPLSYDHERYWMTFNGEIYNYVELREQLKADGYDFKTNSDSEVILGMYAKYKENATKYLRGMFAFVIWDKQEKTLFAARDQFGIKPFYYAIQDDDFYYASESKAIYKILKDKTFDKNAMQDYMTFQFVPEPETLTKEIKMLAPGCSLTKKIGAAPRLNRYYHREFHPVQRSEAEYAQKIKDALFDSVKIHMRSDVPVGSFLSGGIDSSIIVAIAKNYNPKLETISVGFEREGYSELDVAQETAQKLGVQNHSMLITPEAFMNAFPHFVWSMDDPLADPAAVPQYFLAKEAVKHVKVALTGEGADELFGGYTIYHEPESLKPFRYTKPINGALKRIATMMPEGMRGRSFLLRGTTPLQNRYVGNAFIFGEQEKQAFIKDYNQKHPFQSITQPFYDESENYDPISQMQFIDMHTWLNGDLLHNADRTTMAHSLELRTPFVDREVYNLAAEIPANLRISHGTTKYILRKAVEDVVPEHVLHRKKLGFPVPIRFWLKDEMYAWAEKIINDSQTDQYFNKAYFLKLLSDHRAGVRDNSRKLWTVLTFMMWHKIYVEADTLMDSPTANAHASQLEES; encoded by the coding sequence ATGTGCGGTTTTGCTGGTTGCTTAACTGATCGGACGAAAGCGGATAACGCAGCTTACGATCAGACCATCCACGAAATGACGAAGATGATTGTCCATCGGGGCCCCGATGACGATGGTTACTTCGCTGATGATAACATTACAATGGGCTTTCGACGGCTAAGTATTATTGATTTAGCTGGTGGTCACCAACCACTCTCGTATGACCATGAACGTTACTGGATGACCTTTAATGGTGAAATTTACAATTACGTTGAATTACGAGAACAACTTAAAGCCGACGGTTATGACTTTAAAACTAATTCTGACTCTGAAGTTATTCTTGGCATGTATGCCAAATATAAAGAAAACGCCACTAAATACTTACGTGGGATGTTTGCCTTTGTTATTTGGGATAAGCAAGAAAAGACCTTGTTTGCGGCTCGGGATCAATTTGGCATCAAACCATTTTATTATGCGATTCAAGACGATGACTTCTACTATGCGTCTGAAAGTAAAGCCATCTATAAGATTCTCAAAGACAAGACCTTTGATAAAAACGCCATGCAAGATTATATGACGTTCCAATTCGTGCCCGAACCCGAAACGTTAACTAAAGAAATTAAAATGTTGGCTCCTGGGTGTTCCTTAACCAAGAAGATTGGCGCCGCACCACGGCTTAATCGTTACTACCATCGTGAATTTCACCCGGTACAACGGAGCGAAGCTGAATATGCGCAAAAAATCAAAGACGCCCTCTTCGATTCCGTTAAGATTCATATGCGCTCGGACGTGCCAGTCGGGTCGTTCCTATCCGGTGGGATTGATTCGTCAATTATTGTGGCTATTGCTAAAAACTATAATCCTAAGTTGGAAACCATTTCCGTCGGTTTTGAACGTGAAGGCTATAGTGAATTAGATGTGGCCCAAGAAACTGCTCAAAAGCTAGGTGTTCAAAATCACAGTATGTTGATTACACCAGAAGCCTTTATGAATGCTTTCCCACACTTCGTTTGGAGTATGGATGATCCCTTGGCTGATCCGGCCGCTGTGCCGCAGTACTTCTTAGCCAAAGAAGCTGTCAAGCACGTCAAAGTAGCCTTAACCGGTGAAGGTGCGGATGAATTATTTGGTGGTTACACCATCTATCACGAACCCGAATCTTTGAAGCCTTTCCGGTATACCAAGCCCATCAACGGTGCCCTCAAACGAATTGCGACCATGATGCCTGAAGGTATGCGTGGCCGGTCATTCTTACTACGTGGTACCACGCCTTTACAAAACCGGTACGTTGGGAATGCCTTTATTTTTGGCGAACAAGAAAAGCAAGCCTTCATTAAAGACTACAATCAGAAACATCCGTTCCAATCAATCACCCAACCATTCTACGATGAATCTGAAAACTATGACCCGATCAGTCAAATGCAGTTCATCGATATGCACACTTGGTTAAACGGTGACTTATTGCATAACGCCGACCGGACAACGATGGCCCATAGCTTGGAACTCCGGACACCATTTGTTGACCGTGAAGTTTACAACTTGGCCGCTGAAATTCCAGCAAATCTTCGGATCAGTCATGGCACTACGAAGTATATCTTACGTAAAGCCGTTGAAGATGTCGTGCCTGAACATGTCTTGCATCGCAAGAAGCTCGGTTTCCCAGTACCCATCCGGTTCTGGCTAAAAGATGAGATGTACGCTTGGGCAGAAAAGATTATTAACGATTCTCAAACTGATCAATACTTCAATAAGGCTTACTTCTTGAAGCTCTTGTCTGACCATCGTGCTGGCGTCCGTGATAACTCACGTAAATTATGGACGGTGCTGACCTTTATGATGTGGCATAAAATCTACGTTGAAGCGGATACCTTAATGGATAGTCCCACGGCAAATGCCCATGCTAGTCAACTTGAGGAGTCATAA
- a CDS encoding LysM domain-containing protein translates to MKIKNLLLSTVAATGLLVVTTTAVNADTITVKAGDTVSAIAHAHQTTISSIETANSLANVNLIYVGQQLIVNGTTAVAEPTQATATPSQAQSPAVAQPATPSAPVVAEAPTSAPATTAPVAETTSNSDSAAKAWIANKESGGSYSARNGQYIGKYQLSAAYLNGDYSAANQEQVANNYVASRYGSWTAAQSFWQANGWY, encoded by the coding sequence ATGAAGATCAAAAATTTATTATTATCCACAGTGGCTGCGACTGGACTACTAGTTGTGACAACGACCGCAGTTAATGCTGATACGATTACTGTCAAAGCTGGCGATACGGTGAGTGCCATTGCACATGCCCATCAAACGACGATTTCAAGTATTGAAACGGCTAATTCATTAGCCAATGTTAACTTGATTTATGTGGGCCAACAATTGATCGTCAATGGGACCACTGCAGTTGCTGAACCGACTCAAGCGACCGCAACGCCTAGTCAAGCTCAAAGCCCAGCAGTCGCACAACCAGCAACTCCTAGTGCACCAGTAGTTGCAGAAGCGCCAACTAGTGCGCCCGCAACCACAGCACCGGTCGCAGAAACGACGAGTAATTCAGATAGTGCAGCCAAAGCTTGGATTGCCAACAAAGAATCCGGCGGGTCATATAGTGCTCGTAATGGACAATATATCGGTAAATATCAATTGAGTGCCGCTTATCTAAATGGGGACTACTCAGCAGCCAATCAGGAACAAGTTGCCAATAACTATGTGGCTTCACGTTACGGTTCATGGACTGCTGCGCAAAGCTTCTGGCAAGCAAACGGCTGGTATTAA
- a CDS encoding AzlD domain-containing protein, with the protein MTTYIFVTILLCGLVTWLTRVVPFAIIKNLTVPAGVIRFLSFVPVAIMTAIFIENLLIYHAGHWPSLNLANSLAALPAILAGILTKNLLAVVVTGVLAMAALRFIGFS; encoded by the coding sequence ATGACAACTTATATTTTCGTCACAATTCTACTGTGTGGGCTGGTGACCTGGTTAACTCGGGTGGTACCATTTGCCATTATTAAGAATCTAACCGTCCCAGCCGGCGTCATCCGCTTTTTATCTTTCGTGCCGGTTGCCATTATGACCGCTATTTTCATTGAAAACTTACTTATTTATCACGCTGGCCACTGGCCGAGTCTTAATTTGGCGAATAGTTTGGCGGCCCTCCCCGCCATTTTAGCTGGTATCCTGACTAAAAATTTACTGGCCGTCGTTGTGACTGGCGTATTAGCCATGGCGGCCCTTCGCTTTATCGGTTTCAGTTAA